Proteins found in one Halobaculum sp. MBLA0147 genomic segment:
- a CDS encoding gluconate 2-dehydrogenase subunit 3 family protein translates to MRLTRRDAAAAVAAAGAVVGGGLAVDAADGDPVESVLSALDGDDGGTGDETTGLDEEAVATLVAVGEVVYPSRAENVAEFVRTYTEGRLLADPERRERVATAVAELDEVARDWEDAPLVDLAPEVRDELLRELAVDTTEPDPEGTLPERVRYYVVNDLLYAFYASPTGGELVGTPNPIGYPGGYRTALSPDEVRADPEETRDPTADSGGTRGSTTNSDGTRESTAEEIADSTTEETADSTADGTGGGGRE, encoded by the coding sequence GTGCGACTGACGCGGAGAGACGCGGCGGCGGCGGTGGCGGCCGCCGGGGCCGTCGTCGGCGGGGGGCTGGCGGTCGACGCCGCCGACGGGGACCCGGTCGAGTCGGTGCTGTCGGCGTTGGACGGCGACGACGGGGGGACTGGCGACGAGACGACGGGACTCGACGAGGAGGCGGTGGCGACGCTCGTCGCGGTGGGCGAGGTGGTGTACCCGAGCCGAGCGGAGAACGTCGCCGAGTTCGTCCGTACCTACACGGAGGGCCGACTGCTCGCGGACCCGGAGCGCCGCGAGCGGGTGGCGACCGCCGTCGCGGAGCTCGACGAGGTGGCTCGCGACTGGGAGGACGCCCCACTCGTCGACCTCGCGCCCGAGGTGCGCGACGAACTCCTGCGAGAGTTGGCCGTGGACACGACGGAGCCAGATCCCGAAGGGACGCTCCCGGAGCGGGTGCGGTACTACGTCGTGAACGACCTGTTGTACGCCTTCTACGCCTCACCGACCGGCGGGGAGTTGGTCGGGACGCCGAACCCCATCGGCTACCCCGGCGGCTACCGGACCGCACTCTCGCCCGACGAGGTGCGTGCCGATCCCGAGGAGACGCGCGACCCGACGGCAGACTCGGGCGGGACGCGCGGTTCGACGACGAACTCCGACGGGACGCGCGAGTCGACGGCGGAGGAGATAGCCGACTCGACGACGGAGGAGACAGCCGACTCGACGGCAGACGGGACCGGAGGTGGTGGCCGTGAGTAG
- a CDS encoding GMC family oxidoreductase, producing the protein MSSAESDTPTDRTPSGRVDVCVIGSGPAGSLVAHRLAAAGYEVVVLEAGPRFDESERTEQLDAHLRPGEGNPWDVGGERDAYTDAGERGYPLNAARVKGVGGSTLHWQGMVMRLHERDFEMDSRYGVGTDWPLSYTDLQPYYAEAESALGVAGADDNPYAPPREEPHPMSAFPPSHSDSIFAEACESLGLDMHSVPNARNSEAYDDASACVGYGTCRPVCPSGAKYTAERTVAKAEAAGARVIDRAPVQRLEHDSAGETVERAVYATPDGETHAQTARRFVVACGGVETPRLLLLSRSEQYPDGLANSSGLVGRYFMDHLFAGAGGTYDRPTEQNHVGFNTSECHQFYDEADPVVGMKLEFLNYAGPSPVLGALNADTWGDELLGDLQGAYGTHVAMGALVEQLPRSENRIELDPSTTDDHGNPVPEIHWSLDDRTRAGLRRANEIQTAVLTELGVSPEWTVGPEDTGPAYHHMGTTRMGTDPASSVVRPDLRTHDLRNCWIVGSSPFPTGGAMNPTLTIAALSLLAADRLEESLAQA; encoded by the coding sequence GTGAGTAGTGCCGAGTCGGACACGCCGACGGACAGGACGCCGTCGGGTCGCGTCGACGTGTGCGTGATCGGGTCGGGGCCGGCCGGGTCGCTGGTCGCGCACCGGCTCGCGGCGGCGGGCTACGAGGTGGTCGTCCTGGAGGCGGGGCCGCGGTTCGACGAGTCCGAGCGCACCGAACAGTTGGACGCCCACCTCCGACCCGGCGAGGGGAACCCGTGGGACGTGGGCGGGGAGCGAGACGCCTACACAGACGCCGGCGAGCGCGGCTACCCGCTGAACGCCGCGCGGGTGAAGGGTGTCGGGGGGTCGACGCTCCACTGGCAGGGGATGGTGATGCGGCTCCACGAGCGCGACTTCGAGATGGACTCGCGGTACGGCGTCGGAACGGACTGGCCGCTCTCGTACACCGACCTCCAGCCGTACTACGCCGAGGCGGAGTCGGCGCTGGGCGTCGCGGGTGCCGACGACAACCCGTACGCGCCGCCACGCGAGGAGCCACACCCGATGTCGGCGTTCCCGCCCTCGCACTCGGACTCCATCTTCGCCGAGGCCTGCGAGTCGCTGGGACTCGACATGCACAGCGTGCCCAACGCCCGCAACTCGGAGGCGTACGACGACGCGTCGGCGTGTGTCGGCTACGGCACCTGTCGCCCGGTGTGTCCGTCCGGCGCGAAGTACACCGCCGAACGCACCGTCGCGAAGGCGGAGGCGGCCGGCGCACGCGTGATCGACCGCGCGCCGGTCCAACGGCTGGAACACGACTCCGCCGGCGAGACCGTGGAACGGGCGGTGTACGCGACGCCGGACGGGGAGACACACGCGCAGACGGCGCGGCGGTTCGTCGTCGCCTGTGGCGGCGTGGAGACGCCGCGCCTCCTGTTGTTGTCGCGGTCGGAACAGTACCCCGACGGGCTGGCGAACTCCTCGGGACTCGTCGGACGGTACTTCATGGACCACCTGTTCGCCGGTGCCGGCGGGACGTACGACCGACCGACCGAGCAGAACCACGTCGGGTTCAACACCAGCGAGTGTCACCAGTTCTACGACGAGGCGGACCCCGTCGTCGGGATGAAGCTGGAGTTCCTCAACTACGCCGGGCCGTCGCCCGTGCTCGGCGCGTTGAACGCCGACACGTGGGGCGACGAACTGCTCGGCGACCTCCAAGGAGCGTACGGCACGCACGTCGCGATGGGGGCGCTCGTCGAACAGCTCCCCCGCAGCGAGAACCGAATCGAACTCGACCCGTCGACGACGGACGACCACGGGAACCCCGTGCCCGAGATCCACTGGTCGCTGGACGACCGGACGCGGGCGGGGCTCCGGCGCGCGAACGAGATCCAGACGGCTGTGTTGACGGAACTGGGTGTGTCGCCGGAGTGGACCGTCGGCCCCGAGGACACCGGGCCGGCGTACCACCACATGGGGACGACCCGGATGGGGACCGACCCGGCGTCGAGTGTCGTCCGCCCGGACCTACGGACGCACGACCTCCGCAACTGTTGGATCGTCGGCTCCAGTCCCTTCCCGACCGGGGGCGCGATGAACCCGACGCTCACCATCGCCGCCTTGTCACTGTTGGCGGCCGACCGGCTCGAAGAGTCGCTGGCACAGGCCTGA
- the tpiA gene encoding triose-phosphate isomerase has protein sequence MFVLVNLKAYDCDPIAVAEAARDVAAETGVRIAVAPQTAHLDRVAETGVETWAQHVDAVAHGSHTGSVHATSVADAGASGTLLNHSENRLKLADVDGGLDAARDAGLETVVCANDPTQSGAAAALAPDAVAVEPPALIGGDDSVATADPEIVEDAVAAVEAVDDDVELFCGAGVSTGDDVAAAAELGATGVLLASGVAKADDPEAVLRDLASGAP, from the coding sequence GTGTTCGTCCTGGTCAACCTGAAGGCGTACGACTGTGACCCGATCGCCGTCGCCGAGGCGGCTCGCGACGTGGCCGCGGAGACCGGCGTCAGGATCGCCGTCGCGCCACAGACGGCCCACCTTGACCGCGTCGCCGAGACGGGCGTCGAGACGTGGGCCCAACACGTCGACGCCGTCGCACACGGCAGTCACACGGGGAGTGTCCACGCCACGAGCGTCGCCGACGCCGGCGCGAGCGGGACGCTGCTCAACCACTCGGAGAACCGCCTGAAGCTCGCCGACGTCGACGGTGGACTCGACGCCGCACGCGACGCCGGGTTGGAGACGGTCGTCTGTGCGAACGACCCGACACAGTCCGGTGCCGCGGCGGCGTTGGCACCCGACGCGGTCGCCGTCGAACCGCCGGCACTGATCGGCGGCGACGACTCCGTCGCGACGGCCGATCCCGAGATCGTCGAAGACGCCGTCGCGGCCGTCGAGGCGGTCGACGACGACGTGGAGTTGTTCTGTGGCGCCGGCGTCTCGACCGGCGACGACGTGGCTGCCGCCGCCGAGTTGGGCGCGACTGGCGTCCTCCTCGCCTCCGGCGTCGCGAAGGCCGACGACCCCGAGGCCGTGTTGCGCGACCTGGCGTCCGGCGCGCCGTGA
- a CDS encoding multiprotein bridging factor aMBF1: MPQCEMCGADKPSLTTTKVEGAELELCDDCTDFGTEVRDTQSSSTSTKYSTSSSSSSSGGSSGSSSSSSSSSSSSSRRRDMFDEMDTVASDYDDRIRDAREDRGLSQEDLADELNEKRSLIRKLERGDVLPSDDVQQKLEGALEISLTEGESADDSEWSADSSGSMTLGDVVKRNDN, encoded by the coding sequence ATGCCCCAGTGTGAGATGTGCGGCGCTGACAAGCCCTCGCTCACGACGACGAAGGTCGAAGGTGCCGAGCTGGAGCTGTGTGACGACTGTACGGACTTCGGGACGGAGGTGCGCGACACCCAGAGTTCCTCGACGAGCACGAAGTACTCCACGTCGTCCTCGTCGTCCTCGTCCGGTGGGTCCTCGGGGTCGTCCAGTTCCTCGTCGTCCTCCTCCTCGTCGTCTTCGCGTCGCCGCGACATGTTCGACGAGATGGACACGGTCGCGAGCGACTACGACGACCGGATCAGGGACGCTCGCGAGGATCGCGGCTTGAGCCAGGAGGATCTGGCCGACGAACTCAACGAGAAGCGGAGCCTGATCCGTAAACTCGAACGCGGCGACGTGCTCCCGAGCGACGACGTCCAGCAGAAACTCGAGGGCGCGCTGGAGATCTCGCTCACGGAGGGTGAGTCCGCCGACGACTCGGAGTGGTCCGCCGACTCCTCCGGGTCGATGACGCTGGGTGACGTGGTCAAGCGCAACGACAACTGA
- the purD gene encoding phosphoribosylamine--glycine ligase: MTETVLLVGGGGREHAIADALADDTELYACASNRNPGIARLAAGFAEREERDADGIVAYAESVDADLAVIGPESALEAGVADDLEAAGVYTFGPSADAARIETDKQFQRRFMAEESIPGCPAFETFADAAAAADYVAAVEHDVAVKPTGLTGGKGVRVTGDQLSRDEAVDYVRESGYDEWVIEERLVGEEFTVQAFVANGEVRPTPAVQDHKRAYEGDEGPNTGGMGSYSAPERTLPFLEASDYERAVEILEATVDALPSYEGILYGQFMATADGVQVVEFNARFGDPEATNTLPVMETPLVDVLTTARDGESLPELSFAETATVCKYAVPEGYPTDPESGARITVDEESAGDARLFYASVDERDDGLYTTTSRAFAVVGTGPSIAAAEAVASDAVGAAGEGLRHRSDVGTAASVQRRVDHLAELRGGTVE; the protein is encoded by the coding sequence GTGACAGAGACAGTGCTGCTCGTCGGTGGGGGTGGCCGCGAGCACGCGATCGCGGACGCGCTGGCCGACGACACGGAGTTGTACGCCTGCGCGAGCAACCGGAACCCCGGCATCGCTCGGCTCGCGGCGGGGTTCGCCGAGCGCGAGGAACGCGACGCGGACGGGATCGTCGCGTACGCCGAGTCCGTCGACGCCGATCTGGCCGTGATCGGCCCGGAGTCAGCACTGGAGGCCGGCGTCGCGGACGACCTCGAAGCGGCCGGGGTGTACACGTTCGGGCCGAGCGCGGATGCGGCGCGGATCGAGACGGACAAGCAGTTCCAGCGGCGGTTCATGGCCGAGGAGTCGATCCCCGGGTGTCCGGCGTTCGAGACGTTCGCGGACGCCGCCGCCGCCGCCGACTACGTCGCCGCGGTCGAGCACGACGTGGCCGTCAAGCCGACCGGGTTGACGGGTGGGAAGGGTGTCCGCGTGACGGGCGACCAACTGAGTCGAGACGAGGCCGTCGACTACGTCCGCGAGTCGGGGTACGACGAGTGGGTGATCGAGGAGCGACTCGTCGGCGAGGAGTTCACCGTCCAGGCGTTCGTCGCGAACGGGGAGGTGCGACCGACGCCCGCCGTCCAGGACCACAAGCGGGCCTACGAGGGCGACGAAGGGCCGAACACCGGCGGGATGGGGAGCTACAGCGCGCCGGAGCGGACGCTCCCGTTCCTCGAGGCGTCGGACTACGAGCGCGCCGTCGAGATCCTGGAGGCGACCGTCGACGCGTTGCCGAGCTACGAGGGGATCCTGTATGGGCAGTTCATGGCGACGGCCGACGGCGTGCAGGTGGTGGAGTTCAACGCCCGCTTCGGCGACCCGGAGGCGACGAACACGCTCCCGGTGATGGAGACGCCGCTGGTGGACGTGTTGACCACGGCTCGCGACGGTGAGTCGCTGCCGGAGTTGTCGTTCGCGGAGACGGCGACGGTCTGTAAGTACGCCGTCCCGGAGGGGTACCCGACGGACCCCGAGAGCGGCGCACGGATCACCGTCGACGAGGAGTCGGCCGGTGACGCACGGCTGTTCTACGCGAGCGTCGACGAGCGCGACGACGGGCTGTACACGACCACCTCGCGGGCGTTTGCGGTCGTCGGCACCGGCCCGTCGATCGCGGCGGCGGAGGCGGTCGCGAGTGACGCCGTCGGTGCGGCCGGTGAGGGGCTGCGGCACCGCTCGGACGTGGGGACCGCGGCGTCGGTCCAGCGACGGGTCGACCACCTCGCGGAGTTGCGTGGCGGGACTGTAGAGTAG